In one window of Bradyrhizobium sp. AZCC 1721 DNA:
- a CDS encoding antibiotic biosynthesis monooxygenase family protein: MITEIAQIDVKPGTEKDFEAAVAKARPLFLRAKGGKGFELHKSIEKPQRYRLVAKWETLENHTVDFRGSEDFTAWRALVGPYFASPPEVEHTETVLTTAD; the protein is encoded by the coding sequence ATGATCACCGAAATCGCGCAAATCGACGTCAAACCGGGCACTGAGAAGGATTTCGAAGCGGCCGTCGCCAAGGCGCGCCCGCTGTTTCTGCGCGCCAAGGGCGGCAAGGGGTTTGAACTGCACAAATCGATCGAGAAGCCGCAGCGATATCGGCTGGTGGCGAAGTGGGAGACGCTGGAAAACCACACCGTTGACTTTCGCGGTTCGGAAGATTTCACCGCCTGGCGCGCGCTGGTCGGCCCGTACTTTGCTTCGCCGCCCGAGGTCGAGCATACCGAGACGGTGCTGACCACGGCGGACTGA
- the pdxA gene encoding 4-hydroxythreonine-4-phosphate dehydrogenase PdxA, translated as MTSRHLAITMGDPAGIGPEIIVKACIGLQDRIARGDLRLLIIGSGAALEGAKATLGTDVAIPQVSAEDGDWPNLSFLQADAEGAPIHPGVLSADGGRFAFKAVEQGVRLTQAGRTAAIVTAPLNKEALNKAGYHYPGHTEMLAHLTGVRGSVMLLAHGNMRVSHVSTHVALEDVPKRLTPERLRQVIDLTNDALLRLGIAHPKIAIAALNPHAGEGGLFGRQDIDVSAPTIARAVADGLDVVGPVPGDTIFVKLRAGQFDAAVAMYHDQGHIPVKLLGFQVDPATGRWQELSGVNITLGLPIIRTSVDHGTAFDIAGQGIANEHSLIEAIDYAERLAAGMSST; from the coding sequence ATGACCTCTCGCCATCTCGCGATTACCATGGGCGATCCGGCCGGGATCGGGCCGGAAATTATCGTCAAGGCTTGCATCGGATTGCAGGACAGGATCGCGAGGGGCGATCTGCGCCTTCTAATCATCGGCAGCGGAGCTGCGTTGGAGGGAGCAAAGGCCACGCTCGGTACCGACGTCGCGATACCGCAGGTGAGCGCCGAAGACGGCGATTGGCCCAATCTCAGCTTTCTGCAGGCCGACGCTGAGGGCGCGCCGATCCATCCGGGCGTGCTGAGTGCCGATGGCGGCCGCTTTGCGTTCAAAGCGGTCGAGCAGGGCGTGCGGCTGACGCAGGCCGGCCGAACCGCGGCTATCGTCACGGCGCCGCTGAACAAGGAAGCGCTCAACAAGGCAGGCTATCACTATCCCGGACACACCGAGATGCTGGCGCATCTCACCGGCGTGCGCGGTTCTGTGATGCTGCTCGCCCATGGCAACATGCGCGTCAGCCACGTCTCGACACATGTGGCGCTGGAGGACGTGCCTAAGCGATTGACCCCGGAGCGGCTTCGCCAGGTGATTGATCTCACCAACGACGCGCTGCTCCGGCTCGGTATCGCGCATCCGAAGATCGCCATCGCAGCGCTCAATCCGCATGCCGGTGAGGGCGGGTTGTTCGGACGGCAGGATATCGACGTCTCGGCGCCGACCATCGCCAGGGCGGTTGCCGATGGACTCGACGTCGTCGGCCCGGTGCCGGGCGACACCATCTTCGTCAAGCTGCGCGCCGGCCAATTCGATGCGGCGGTCGCGATGTATCACGACCAGGGGCACATTCCGGTAAAACTGCTCGGCTTCCAGGTCGATCCCGCGACCGGTCGCTGGCAGGAGCTTTCCGGCGTCAACATCACGCTAGGCCTTCCGATCATCCGCACCTCCGTCGATCACGGCACGGCCTTCGACATCGCAGGCCAGGGTATCGCCAACGAGCACAGCCTGATCGAGGCCATCGACTACGCCGAGCGCCTGGCCGCCGGCATGTCGTCAACGTAA
- a CDS encoding hybrid sensor histidine kinase/response regulator, with the protein MTQPGRLAPAMILLVLVTSCVVSAVTYFLATRAPSLGPLAIIVGAALASAAITGLLTILAAARLWHRLSDVAGLADGRNGAEEGRADQTLIDSDMAQAIIEGSLDAFVQTDERCVILGWSPHAEALMGWTRTEAVGRSMDELVFPESQRAVHRQWVDRFLSEAAASPVGGRYEAPLLHKDGREFFAEISLTALRRGEGYIINAFVRDITAKRAAEEQLFQAQKMESVGQLTGGIAHDFNNVLTVITGTIEILADGVKHDPALASIARMIGDAADRACQLTANLLAFARKQPLRPRETDVNALVEEVVQLLAPTLGRQIQIETALSDQVWPAWVDGSQLSSALVNLAINARDAMPDGGRLLFRTENLTRGEHDADMGGLGAGAYVVIEVIDTGVGIPPAIRDRIFEPFFSTKQFGVGTGLGLSMVFGFAKQSGGSVVVESEEGKGACFRILLPKADTEPSDALGASDAPPEADGELRGGTDTILCVEDDDVVRAHVVGRLESLGYTVIAAASAAQALELVNSGAAFDLLFTDIVMPGAINGRQLVEEVAKLRRPLRVLYTSGHTFDAFGSGERLGEGVLLLAKPYRKAELARMLRLCLDRAIDHMGDPIPLPYSVQEDVDRFLKENPPRQG; encoded by the coding sequence ATGACGCAACCTGGACGTCTCGCGCCGGCGATGATCTTGCTGGTCCTCGTGACGTCCTGCGTCGTGAGCGCAGTAACCTATTTCCTGGCGACGCGCGCCCCCTCGCTGGGGCCGCTGGCGATCATCGTCGGCGCCGCGCTGGCGAGCGCTGCAATCACCGGCCTGCTTACGATTCTTGCTGCGGCGAGGCTTTGGCACAGGCTTTCCGATGTCGCGGGCCTTGCGGATGGACGCAACGGAGCGGAGGAGGGACGCGCTGACCAGACGCTGATCGACAGCGACATGGCGCAAGCCATTATCGAAGGCTCGCTCGACGCCTTTGTCCAGACCGATGAGCGCTGCGTCATCCTCGGCTGGAGCCCGCATGCCGAGGCCCTGATGGGATGGACGCGCACTGAGGCCGTCGGCCGGAGCATGGACGAACTGGTGTTTCCGGAATCGCAGCGCGCGGTGCATCGGCAATGGGTCGATCGCTTCCTGAGCGAGGCGGCAGCCAGCCCCGTTGGCGGGCGATACGAAGCGCCGTTGCTGCACAAGGACGGCCGCGAATTCTTCGCCGAAATATCGCTCACAGCACTGCGCCGCGGCGAAGGCTACATCATCAACGCCTTCGTCAGGGACATCACGGCCAAGCGCGCCGCGGAGGAGCAGTTGTTCCAGGCGCAGAAGATGGAATCGGTCGGACAACTGACCGGCGGCATCGCCCACGACTTCAACAACGTGCTGACCGTGATCACGGGCACGATCGAAATCCTGGCCGACGGCGTCAAGCATGATCCGGCGCTCGCCTCGATCGCCCGAATGATCGGCGATGCCGCCGATCGCGCATGCCAGCTTACGGCCAACCTCTTGGCCTTCGCCCGCAAACAGCCGCTGCGCCCGCGCGAGACCGACGTCAACGCGCTGGTCGAGGAAGTGGTGCAACTGCTGGCGCCGACGCTCGGACGACAGATTCAAATCGAAACCGCATTGAGCGATCAGGTCTGGCCGGCTTGGGTCGACGGGAGCCAGCTCTCCTCCGCCCTCGTCAATCTCGCGATCAACGCCCGTGACGCCATGCCCGATGGCGGCAGGCTGCTGTTCAGGACGGAAAATCTCACGCGCGGTGAGCATGACGCCGACATGGGTGGGCTCGGCGCGGGCGCCTATGTCGTGATCGAGGTGATCGATACCGGCGTCGGCATTCCGCCCGCGATACGCGACAGGATTTTCGAGCCGTTCTTTTCGACCAAGCAGTTCGGCGTGGGCACGGGACTTGGGCTGAGCATGGTGTTCGGATTTGCAAAGCAATCCGGCGGCAGCGTCGTGGTCGAGAGCGAGGAGGGCAAGGGTGCCTGCTTCCGCATCCTTCTCCCCAAGGCCGATACCGAGCCCTCGGACGCGCTTGGCGCGAGCGATGCACCGCCGGAGGCGGACGGCGAACTGCGGGGCGGAACGGACACCATCCTCTGCGTGGAGGATGACGACGTGGTGCGGGCGCACGTCGTCGGCCGGCTCGAAAGCCTCGGCTACACGGTCATTGCCGCCGCCAGCGCGGCGCAGGCGCTTGAGCTGGTCAACTCCGGTGCAGCATTCGATCTGCTGTTCACCGACATCGTCATGCCCGGCGCGATCAACGGCCGGCAGCTTGTGGAGGAGGTCGCCAAGCTGCGCCGGCCGCTCCGAGTGCTCTATACGTCCGGCCATACCTTCGATGCCTTTGGTTCGGGCGAGCGTCTCGGCGAGGGCGTGCTGTTGCTCGCCAAGCCGTACCGCAAGGCTGAATTGGCGCGCATGCTGCGCCTCTGCCTCGACCGCGCGATCGACCACATGGGCGACCCGATCCCTCTGCCATATTCGGTGCAGGAGGACGTAGATCGCTTCCTGAAGGAAAATCCGCCGAGGCAGGGGTAG
- a CDS encoding iron-containing alcohol dehydrogenase: MTNSFTAIEILRPNAVEFGCGTVTAAAHFAKRIGARRPLVISDPFNARRVDQLALPGAVKLFGEVKPEPDLPNLEKAVAMAREAAPDLIVGFGGGSVMDLAKLVAVLCTGDTAFADIVGAEKVTARSVALMQIPTTSGTGSEAGTRALVTDPASRNKLAVQSRFMLADIAIVDPDLTMTVPKDVTATTGVDALAHCVEAYTNRKAHPAIDLYAIEGARLVGRYLRRAVADGSDREARAGLALASLYGGYCLGPVNTTAGHAVAYPLGTRHHVAHGLACAVIFPHTLAFNMPAVSTKTIAVLHALGLSERNVPAAAFDAAYGFCADLGIEMRLSALGVPKDDLSVMADEAHAIRRLLDNNPRDLSRDEILKMYETAF; this comes from the coding sequence ATGACCAATTCCTTCACGGCGATCGAGATCCTTCGTCCTAATGCCGTCGAGTTCGGCTGTGGGACAGTCACCGCTGCGGCTCACTTCGCCAAGCGGATCGGCGCGCGGCGGCCCTTGGTGATTTCGGATCCCTTCAACGCGCGGCGCGTCGATCAGTTGGCATTGCCCGGTGCCGTCAAGTTGTTCGGCGAGGTGAAGCCCGAGCCGGATCTGCCCAACCTCGAAAAGGCGGTGGCGATGGCGCGTGAAGCCGCGCCCGACCTCATCGTCGGTTTCGGCGGCGGTAGCGTGATGGATCTCGCCAAGCTGGTCGCCGTGCTCTGCACTGGTGATACCGCCTTTGCCGACATCGTGGGCGCCGAGAAGGTTACAGCCCGCAGTGTAGCGCTGATGCAGATTCCGACCACCTCGGGGACCGGCAGCGAAGCCGGCACCCGCGCGCTGGTGACCGATCCGGCCAGCCGCAACAAGCTTGCGGTTCAGAGTCGCTTCATGCTGGCTGACATCGCGATCGTCGATCCCGACCTCACGATGACGGTGCCGAAGGATGTCACCGCGACAACCGGCGTCGACGCGCTGGCGCATTGCGTCGAGGCTTACACCAACCGCAAGGCGCATCCTGCGATCGACCTCTACGCGATTGAGGGGGCGCGGCTGGTCGGACGCTATCTGCGGCGTGCGGTTGCCGATGGCAGCGACCGTGAAGCGCGTGCCGGCCTTGCGCTGGCCTCGCTTTATGGCGGCTATTGCCTCGGCCCGGTGAATACGACGGCAGGCCACGCGGTCGCCTATCCGCTCGGCACGCGGCATCATGTGGCGCATGGCCTCGCCTGCGCGGTGATCTTCCCGCATACGCTGGCGTTCAATATGCCGGCAGTCTCGACGAAGACGATCGCCGTGCTGCACGCGCTCGGCTTGTCAGAACGTAACGTTCCAGCGGCTGCGTTCGACGCCGCTTATGGTTTCTGCGCCGATCTTGGCATCGAGATGCGGTTGTCCGCGCTCGGTGTTCCCAAAGACGATCTCAGCGTCATGGCGGACGAGGCGCATGCAATCCGTCGTCTGCTCGACAACAACCCGCGCGATTTGAGCCGTGACGAGATTTTGAAGATGTACGAGACGGCGTTCTAG
- a CDS encoding AI-2E family transporter has product MKGPADNRLQARNDLAWAISVGGIGVVLFAALLVFTWHFAATLFLIFTGMLLGVALNAMSNLLGRVVRLPHALRLTMVCLVVAGMLSGIVFLGGTTIAQQTTALSNTLKSQLVNVKGFLERNGIDTSFFDFGTLSSTSDDGTPAPAATPTPHTLPSAGTIAASGGAIFSQSLKLILGTASAVGNFFIVLFLGIAFATQPSVYRNGLLFVAPVKHRVRAVAIVDRIGETLERWLIAQIITMVAVFLVTWIGLSIIGIQSSFILGIQAGLLAFIPTVGAILGGLIVVLASLASGWVAGLSAFILFLGVHALESYVLTPIIQRQALDIPPATLFAFQILLGVVFGIWGLALALPLMAIAKVMIDHFKAEAAPAAIAAG; this is encoded by the coding sequence GTGAAAGGTCCGGCTGACAATCGCCTTCAGGCCCGCAACGATCTGGCGTGGGCGATATCGGTCGGAGGCATCGGCGTCGTGCTGTTCGCCGCGCTGCTCGTGTTCACCTGGCACTTTGCCGCGACACTGTTTCTGATATTTACCGGCATGCTGCTTGGTGTCGCGCTCAACGCCATGAGCAATCTGCTTGGACGCGTGGTGCGGCTGCCGCATGCGCTGCGCCTGACGATGGTCTGCCTGGTAGTCGCGGGCATGCTGTCGGGCATCGTCTTCCTCGGCGGCACCACGATCGCCCAGCAGACGACGGCGTTGAGCAACACGCTCAAATCGCAGCTCGTCAACGTCAAGGGCTTCCTGGAGCGGAACGGCATCGACACCAGCTTTTTCGATTTCGGCACCCTGTCGTCGACGTCGGACGATGGCACGCCGGCGCCCGCCGCGACGCCGACGCCGCACACGCTTCCCAGCGCCGGCACGATTGCGGCCAGCGGCGGCGCCATCTTCAGCCAGAGCCTGAAACTGATTCTCGGCACCGCCAGCGCAGTCGGAAACTTCTTCATCGTGCTGTTTTTGGGGATTGCCTTCGCGACCCAGCCAAGCGTCTACCGCAACGGACTGCTGTTCGTGGCGCCCGTGAAGCATCGCGTGCGCGCGGTTGCGATCGTCGATCGGATCGGCGAGACGCTGGAGCGCTGGTTGATCGCGCAGATCATCACCATGGTGGCGGTGTTTTTGGTGACCTGGATCGGGCTATCGATCATCGGCATCCAGAGCTCGTTCATCCTGGGCATCCAGGCGGGGCTGCTCGCCTTCATCCCGACGGTCGGCGCGATCCTCGGCGGGCTGATCGTGGTGCTCGCAAGTCTCGCGTCGGGATGGGTCGCGGGGCTCTCCGCCTTCATCCTGTTCCTCGGCGTGCACGCGCTGGAAAGCTACGTGCTGACACCGATCATTCAGCGGCAGGCGCTGGACATTCCGCCTGCGACGCTGTTTGCGTTCCAGATCCTGCTCGGCGTCGTCTTCGGCATCTGGGGGCTGGCGCTCGCGCTGCCGCTGATGGCGATCGCCAAGGTGATGATCGATCATTTCAAGGCGGAAGCGGCGCCGGCCGCGATAGCGGCCGGCTGA
- a CDS encoding four-carbon acid sugar kinase family protein, with amino-acid sequence MTSVRLLADDLTGALDTAAEFVGLCGPFDVTWPDALSTNNSPSLAIDSGTRELARAESVEIVGRLALLLCEGTIAYKKVDSLLRGAWAAELAACLRTGYWASCVVAPAFAYQGRRTRDGQQFARTSQGEWYPVGANLLAQLEAENIHARQGRLETPSHGGVQVFDAESDQDLDRVVEMGRQLAAPVLWSGSGGLAGALARGSYAGASRRLKKPVLGLFGSDQIVTASQLEACGEATVTLAEAEAGGAVRVYRKLADDGVALVKFSLPEGLSRAEAARRIAREMTALIAALDPPGTLVVAGGETLKAVCIALGAQALRVAGRLVPGLPRSTLQGGRWAGVDVISKSGAFGTRELWRDLLHANQLLSTGKPT; translated from the coding sequence ATGACGAGCGTCCGCCTTCTTGCCGACGACCTCACCGGTGCGCTCGATACCGCAGCCGAGTTCGTCGGACTATGCGGACCGTTCGACGTGACTTGGCCGGACGCGCTCTCGACAAACAACTCGCCAAGCCTTGCGATCGACAGCGGCACCCGCGAGCTGGCACGGGCGGAAAGCGTCGAGATCGTGGGACGGCTGGCGCTGCTGCTTTGTGAAGGCACGATCGCCTACAAGAAGGTCGACAGCCTGTTGCGCGGAGCATGGGCTGCAGAGCTTGCCGCCTGCTTGCGTACCGGCTATTGGGCCTCCTGCGTCGTCGCACCGGCTTTCGCCTACCAGGGGCGCCGCACCCGCGATGGTCAGCAGTTCGCCCGCACGTCGCAGGGCGAGTGGTATCCGGTCGGCGCGAATCTGCTGGCGCAACTCGAAGCGGAGAACATCCACGCCCGGCAAGGCCGGCTCGAGACGCCGTCGCATGGCGGCGTTCAGGTCTTCGATGCCGAGAGTGACCAGGATCTCGATCGTGTGGTCGAAATGGGCCGCCAGCTTGCTGCGCCTGTCCTATGGTCCGGGAGCGGCGGACTGGCCGGCGCGTTGGCGCGCGGCAGCTACGCTGGCGCATCTCGGCGCTTGAAGAAGCCGGTGCTCGGATTGTTTGGCTCCGATCAGATCGTCACCGCATCCCAGCTTGAGGCATGCGGAGAAGCCACCGTCACCCTTGCCGAAGCCGAGGCCGGAGGTGCGGTGCGGGTATACCGCAAGCTTGCCGATGACGGCGTGGCGCTGGTGAAGTTCTCGCTTCCCGAGGGCCTTTCGCGCGCGGAGGCGGCCCGGCGGATCGCGCGTGAAATGACCGCATTGATTGCAGCGCTTGATCCTCCCGGCACGCTGGTCGTGGCCGGCGGCGAGACCTTGAAAGCGGTTTGCATCGCTCTCGGTGCGCAGGCGTTGCGGGTCGCAGGCCGCCTCGTGCCGGGCCTGCCGCGCTCGACCCTGCAGGGCGGCCGTTGGGCTGGCGTTGACGTGATCTCCAAATCCGGAGCGTTTGGTACAAGGGAGCTATGGCGCGATCTGCTCCATGCCAATCAGTTGCTCAGCACAGGGAAACCGACATGA
- a CDS encoding carboxypeptidase regulatory-like domain-containing protein, with protein sequence MNLGRILFSFTLAAAASGLSLMAAPSHAQQPAAVAIDNDDIGGVVRGPNGPEAGVWVIAETTELPTKFAKIVVTDDQGRYVIPDLPPNVNYAIWVRGYGLVDSPKLRAKPGQQVNLTAVPAPNETAAAHYYSAIYWYTMMKIPPAKDFGGSTEIPKEITQEIWRQRMNNVDCIGCHQLGQESTRTIPAAFGEFKSGEEAWMRRVAAGQTGEWMVNRLAGQMGGVPFKYFGDWTDRVAKGELPKEKPPRPAGIERNVVISSWEWATEKHFVHDLISSDRRYPTVNAYGPLFGANEYSSDDMPILDPKTHKVTFSKMPVADPNAPESFGPPLHGTALLNPVSPSAYWGDEKIWSQRTNNHNSMLDKKGRLWLAAAVRGIENPAYCKKGSDHPSAKAFPLERSGRQVSVFDPKTQKYSFVDTCFGTHHPQFGYDADDTLWLSGTGPVAGWVNTRLWDETGDAVKAQGWAPFVLDTNGNGKVDEYTDPGKPAEAGKDMRIAGSGPYAVMPHPTDGSVWYTVNVFVGPPGFMRFDPKTKLSEFYAIPKEGIGIRGGDIDKNGVLWGSGSNGSLIRFDRSKCKAPLNGPGATGNHCPEGFAYFKYPGPGFEGFENSSAEASYYTWVDHHNTGGLGENIPISTANLNDGFVAFKDGQMVMLRIPYPLGFFAKGLDGRIDDPNAGWKGRGLWSSSGDRTPWLMEGGKGSKPRAVHIQVRPDPLAK encoded by the coding sequence ATGAATCTCGGTCGGATCCTGTTCTCCTTCACCCTGGCTGCGGCGGCAAGTGGACTGAGCTTGATGGCGGCGCCATCGCATGCGCAGCAGCCAGCGGCAGTCGCCATCGACAATGACGATATCGGCGGCGTGGTGCGTGGACCGAACGGCCCGGAGGCCGGCGTCTGGGTCATCGCTGAGACCACCGAACTGCCGACGAAATTCGCCAAGATCGTCGTCACCGACGACCAGGGCCGCTACGTGATCCCGGACCTGCCGCCGAACGTCAACTACGCGATCTGGGTTCGCGGCTATGGCCTCGTGGATTCACCCAAGCTGCGCGCCAAGCCCGGCCAACAGGTCAATCTCACGGCGGTCCCGGCGCCGAACGAGACGGCGGCCGCTCATTATTACTCGGCAATCTACTGGTACACGATGATGAAGATCCCGCCGGCAAAAGATTTCGGCGGCTCCACCGAGATCCCGAAGGAGATCACGCAGGAGATCTGGCGCCAGCGGATGAACAATGTCGACTGTATCGGCTGTCATCAGCTCGGCCAGGAATCCACTCGCACGATCCCGGCCGCGTTCGGCGAATTCAAATCGGGCGAGGAAGCCTGGATGCGCCGCGTTGCCGCAGGGCAAACCGGCGAATGGATGGTGAACCGGCTCGCCGGGCAAATGGGCGGCGTGCCGTTCAAATATTTCGGCGACTGGACGGACCGGGTGGCCAAGGGCGAGCTGCCGAAAGAAAAACCGCCGCGGCCGGCCGGCATCGAGCGCAACGTCGTGATCTCGTCCTGGGAATGGGCGACCGAAAAGCACTTCGTCCACGACCTGATCTCCTCGGACCGGCGTTATCCGACCGTCAACGCCTACGGCCCGCTGTTCGGGGCGAACGAATATTCTTCCGACGACATGCCGATCCTCGATCCCAAAACGCACAAGGTGACGTTCTCGAAGATGCCGGTCGCCGATCCCAACGCGCCGGAATCGTTCGGCCCTCCCCTGCATGGCACGGCCCTCCTCAATCCGGTCAGCCCTTCGGCCTATTGGGGCGACGAGAAGATCTGGAGCCAGCGGACCAATAATCACAACAGCATGTTGGACAAGAAGGGCCGCCTGTGGCTGGCGGCGGCCGTGCGCGGCATCGAAAATCCGGCGTATTGCAAGAAGGGATCTGATCACCCGTCGGCCAAGGCGTTTCCGCTCGAACGCTCAGGCCGGCAAGTGTCGGTATTCGATCCCAAGACTCAGAAGTACAGCTTCGTCGATACCTGCTTCGGCACCCATCATCCGCAATTCGGCTACGACGCCGACGATACGCTGTGGCTCTCGGGGACCGGCCCGGTCGCCGGATGGGTGAACACCAGGCTATGGGACGAGACCGGCGATGCCGTCAAAGCGCAGGGATGGGCACCATTCGTGCTCGATACCAACGGCAACGGCAAGGTCGACGAATATACCGACCCGGGCAAGCCGGCGGAGGCCGGCAAGGATATGCGCATTGCGGGCTCCGGCCCCTACGCGGTGATGCCGCATCCGACCGACGGCTCGGTCTGGTACACCGTCAACGTGTTCGTCGGTCCACCCGGCTTCATGCGGTTCGATCCCAAGACCAAGCTCTCGGAATTTTACGCGATACCGAAGGAAGGCATCGGCATCCGCGGCGGCGATATCGACAAGAACGGCGTGCTCTGGGGCTCGGGCTCGAACGGCAGCCTGATCCGCTTCGATCGCAGCAAGTGCAAGGCGCCGCTGAACGGGCCGGGCGCGACCGGCAATCACTGCCCGGAAGGCTTCGCCTACTTCAAATATCCTGGCCCCGGCTTCGAAGGGTTCGAGAACTCCAGCGCCGAGGCGAGCTATTACACCTGGGTCGATCACCACAACACGGGCGGCCTCGGCGAGAACATCCCGATCTCCACCGCCAACCTCAACGACGGCTTCGTCGCCTTTAAGGACGGGCAGATGGTGATGTTGCGCATCCCCTATCCGCTCGGCTTTTTCGCCAAGGGCCTCGACGGCCGCATTGACGATCCAAACGCAGGCTGGAAAGGCCGTGGCCTCTGGAGTTCGAGCGGCGACCGCACACCCTGGTTGATGGAGGGCGGCAAGGGCTCAAAGCCGCGGGCGGTGCATATTCAGGTACGCCCCGACCCACTGGCGAAGTGA
- a CDS encoding Bug family tripartite tricarboxylate transporter substrate binding protein has translation MRLMRLIVASAMLLAAAPTKAEDAYPPRQVTVIVPFAAGGTADIFARMVANHVQAKLGKPFVVENVGGAGSIVGVTRLARSAPDGLTLGLASTSALAINPSLYGPKLSYQPDKDLQPIVQISVVPNVLVVNPDKIKARTLPDLIAYLKANPDKVSFGSAGVGTSQHLAGELFQQMTGTKMVHVPYKGSSTMLTDLLSGQIDLAFDNVPLLLPQAKTGKLALIAAATPKRASFDPNLPTVAEHLPGFEAVAWHGFFVPAATPKPIVEKLSAEIRAFMQQPETVQKMAELGADAVALDAQPFAAYIASETARWKKVIEAANIKLE, from the coding sequence ATGAGATTGATGAGGCTTATTGTTGCGTCGGCGATGCTGCTGGCGGCAGCGCCCACCAAAGCGGAGGACGCATATCCTCCCAGGCAGGTGACGGTGATCGTTCCCTTCGCCGCCGGCGGTACGGCGGATATCTTCGCGCGCATGGTCGCCAATCACGTGCAGGCGAAGCTGGGCAAGCCGTTTGTGGTCGAAAATGTCGGTGGTGCCGGCAGCATCGTCGGCGTGACGCGGCTGGCGCGGTCGGCGCCGGACGGCCTGACCTTGGGCCTGGCGAGCACGTCCGCGCTTGCGATCAACCCGTCGCTGTATGGTCCGAAGCTCAGCTATCAGCCCGATAAGGATCTGCAGCCGATCGTCCAGATCAGCGTCGTGCCCAACGTGCTGGTCGTCAATCCCGACAAGATCAAGGCGCGGACCCTGCCGGACCTGATCGCTTATCTGAAGGCCAATCCGGACAAGGTCTCGTTCGGTTCGGCGGGTGTCGGCACTTCGCAGCACCTGGCGGGTGAGTTGTTCCAGCAGATGACCGGGACCAAGATGGTGCATGTGCCCTACAAGGGCTCGAGCACGATGCTGACCGATCTCCTCAGCGGCCAGATCGACCTCGCGTTCGACAACGTGCCGCTGCTCCTGCCGCAGGCGAAGACCGGCAAGCTCGCGCTGATCGCGGCCGCAACGCCCAAGCGCGCGTCGTTCGATCCGAATCTTCCCACCGTCGCCGAGCATCTACCCGGTTTCGAGGCGGTCGCCTGGCACGGCTTCTTTGTCCCGGCCGCCACGCCGAAGCCGATTGTTGAAAAGCTGTCGGCGGAGATTAGGGCCTTCATGCAGCAGCCGGAGACGGTGCAGAAGATGGCCGAACTCGGCGCCGACGCCGTGGCGCTCGATGCTCAACCGTTTGCGGCCTACATCGCATCGGAGACGGCGCGATGGAAGAAGGTCATCGAAGCCGCCAACATCAAGCTGGAGTAG
- a CDS encoding gamma-glutamyl-gamma-aminobutyrate hydrolase family protein, which produces MRRPVVGVIGNAYRVENRFQTQMVGERNLRAVTDVAGALPLMFAGSPEITDIGALLDVVDGIVLTGARANVHPTRFKTEPHERHEPYDIHRDDLALALTEACVARGVPIFGICRGLQEMNVAFGGSLHPEIREIPGRMNHRMPRLENGEIHPDPTVVFADRHDVHLTPGGTFASLLGCETIRVNSLHGQGILEPGRRVVIEGIAEDGTIEAIRIADAPSFALGVQWHAEYDPQRNPINRKLFEAFGAALKAHERAR; this is translated from the coding sequence ATGAGACGACCCGTGGTCGGTGTGATCGGGAACGCTTATCGCGTCGAAAATCGTTTTCAGACCCAGATGGTCGGAGAGCGCAATCTGCGCGCGGTCACCGACGTGGCGGGGGCGCTGCCGCTGATGTTTGCCGGGTCGCCCGAGATTACCGACATCGGCGCGCTGCTCGACGTCGTCGATGGCATCGTGCTGACCGGCGCACGGGCCAATGTCCATCCGACCCGCTTCAAGACCGAGCCGCATGAGAGGCACGAGCCCTACGACATCCACCGCGACGACCTCGCGCTGGCGCTGACGGAGGCCTGCGTTGCCCGCGGCGTGCCAATCTTCGGCATCTGCCGCGGCCTGCAGGAAATGAACGTCGCCTTCGGCGGCTCGCTGCATCCGGAAATCCGCGAGATTCCCGGCCGCATGAACCACCGCATGCCGCGCCTGGAGAACGGCGAAATCCATCCCGACCCGACGGTCGTGTTCGCCGACCGCCACGACGTCCATCTCACGCCCGGCGGCACCTTTGCAAGCCTGCTCGGCTGCGAAACCATCCGGGTGAATTCGCTGCACGGGCAGGGCATCCTTGAACCGGGGAGGCGCGTCGTCATCGAAGGCATTGCCGAGGACGGCACCATCGAAGCGATCCGGATCGCGGACGCCCCGAGCTTTGCGCTCGGTGTCCAGTGGCACGCCGAATATGACCCGCAGCGCAATCCGATCAATCGCAAGCTGTTCGAGGCGTTCGGGGCGGCGCTCAAGGCGCACGAGCGGGCGAGGTGA